Within the Oceaniferula flava genome, the region GAAATCCGCACCCTCCAGTTCAAAGGCGCTAAGCAGAAGAAAAAGCCGGCACGCTAGCGCTGAACCATGTAGCGGCAGTCGGACCGATACACAAAAAAATGGGCCGAAGATGACTCCGGCCCATTCGTGAATGATTGGATGTGAAAAATCTTAAGCGCTGGCTTTGACCAGGCCTCGGCTCGCCAGCAGCGGGCGGAACTTTCCAAGATGGGGGAGCAGGTTGACAATGGCGACCACCATGACGGCGATGGCGATGTAAACCAGAGGCATTTTCACCTCAGTTCTGAGGAAAAACTCGGACAGGAGGGCTCCGGTCATGGCGCCGATGGCGTAGAGGTTATTGGCGGCAAACCACAGCAGCCCTTTACCCTCGCGCTGCTTGCGCAAAGCGATCAAGACGACGTTGGTGAAGAATGCCAGGGTGGCGAATCCGATGATGAAGCCGGTGCCGATTCTGAACATGGTGGGGTCGATCCCCAAAGGTTTGGCCATGTCCTCAAAGGCCGCCACAGAGACTGGCCACGCGGCGAACTTGGAGATCGTGAACCGCGTCAGGATAAGGCCAGCGAGGAGGTTGAAGAGGATGGATAGGTATTTCATGTTCAGTGTTTTGGATTGTCCTCATGTGAGCATCTCGCGGGAGATTCTATTCCACGAATGTGTGTTTTTTTATTCACGGAGCGATGGAGTGTTGAAGGGGAGAGTGATTTTTTCGCCCGATTGCAAATAAAATGAAAGATTTCTCAAAAAACTTCGTGGTTGCGATTTTTCAATCTGGTAGCATGCTGATGGAAGCCCTCTTTACCCCATGATGAAACGCTCTATTCTGTTCTTACTCAGCCTGTGCGCACCTTGTGCGCTCATCTCGAACGTCTCCGCTCAGACTACGGCGAAGGATGCCGGGGAGAGCCTGAAGAAAAGTGAAACCGCGAATCTGCTGGACGATTCTTCAGGAAATTTGTCCAAGTTTGCTCAGTTACTGCTGGGTAAAAACGGGGGGAACCGACTGTTCTATTTTCCTACCCGAGACGAACCCTACACCCCGGCGAAATACGGCTACCAATACGAGGACGTGAACTTTAACTCGGCCGATGGCACCGAGCTGCATGGCTGGTTCCTACCTGCCACGGTGGGCACTAAAAAGGCGAAGGGCACCGTGGTCTTCTCCCATGGAAATGCCGGCTCGATCGCGCACCATTTTGGTTTTGTCGATTGGTTGGTGCGCGCAAACTATAATGTGCTTCTCTACGATTACCGAGGCTTCGGTAAGTCCAAGGGCGTCATCACAAGGAAAGGTGTGATCGAGGATGTGCAGGCGGCTTTTTCCTATATTCGGACGCGCAAAGATGTCGATGTGAACAAACTGATCTCGTTCTCCCACAGCCTCGGAGGGGCGAAATCCGTGACCGCTCTGGCGTTGAAGCCGGTGAAAGGATTGTGCGGGGTCATTGTCGATGGCGGCTTTGCTTCCTACCAGGACATGGCGCGTCAGAAGGCCGGGCAGTTTGGCGTGAACATCACCACCGATGAACTTTCCGCAGTGGACTACGTCGATCAAATTGCGCCAGTGCCTCTGTTGATTGTTCACGGCAGCAACGATACGATGGTGCCCATTTCCCAGGGTGAAAAACTCTTTGCCAAGGCGAAGCAGCCGAAAACGTTCTTCCGCGTCGCCGGTGGCAGCCACACCAATGCGCTCGGCCGCAACCACGGCGAATACCGTCAGAAAATGCTCGCGTGGATGGAAAAGGCTCTGCGGTGAGCTGGGCGAAACGTGGGGGCGAGTGGTCAATCCGTGAGCACACGAACTCGGCAAAGCCATCGCTACGAGTCAGCTATGCCGCCTAACACGTCCCTTGTAATGATGTCATCGAACAAGCCTGGGCGACTCGCGGATTTCCTCCATCAGCTTGGGCGATCGTGTGGTCCGCCGCACTTGGATGCCCGCTGCGCGTAGTAAGTTGGCTGTCCAGATGTTGCAGGTTTGTGGGTAGAAGTATTTCGATCGGCTGCGGTAGTAGCTGCTGTTGGGTTTCAATCCCGGCCCGAGATCGATCAGTCTGAGCTTTCCCTGGCCGTCTTTGCTGCGGGCGAAGGATCGGCTTAAGTGCGTGACCAGTCGGTCGGCTTCTTCTTCGGTGAGGTCGAACGTTTCCAGTTGGCTGTAAGGATAGTGCTGGTAGGGCGATTCGTCAAAGCGCTCAATATGCATCACCGCAGCGGTCGGCCAGAACAGGCCTCGAACGATCATTGGAGTATTTAGTCCCTCGGTGCGGTAAAATTCCTCAGACCCCCAGCCAAGTTCCACATATTGGTTCTGAGCGATCTGCAAATCCTCGGTCCAGGCATGACGCCGTAAAGCGCTTGCCGGGAGAACTAGCCCTGCATGCCAGCCGTGGCTGTAAACTTGAATCCGGACGCGATCCTCAGCCATCTGCGTCGCAGGAGCCTGGTGCGGCGCTGCAGGGCGGGGTGTTTTGATGTAGCTCGTGATGCTGCACGAGGTGGATAAGAGGGTGAGCGCGAGCAGAAAACTGTCTCCCTTCATGTGCTGGAAAATTAGCATGTGGGAAATCTGACCACTGCCCTGATTTTGCGCAAGAAGAAACAAGTGAATGAGTCCTTGACCTCAGCCGTGCGGTGGCCCATAGAGCGCCTGTCTGCGGGATGGTATCCTTCAGACAGCGGGCTTCACACCCGCACCGGTCGCTACCTGGATGAGTTTACTCAAAGAGGTAGCGGCTATTTTTTTGTCGAGCTGGCCGCAGGTAACAAGGGCCGGACTGCTATGGCCACATGCTTGGCGATGATGGTATTTCCTGCGGGGCTAGGGTGCACGCCGTCTTTGTGCATCCATTGCTTGTCGCCTAACAAAAGTTGGTGAAGTTCAACCACAGGGACTTTATTTTTACTGGCGACTTCGCCCGCGGCGAGGCTGTATTGCGTGAGCAAATGGGAGAGGCCGCCGGCGTCATCGTAGATTTTTTGGTCGTGGCGCTTGAAATAGGCCGCGGTATCAATCGGCGGAGGTGTGCACAGCACCACCTTGGCGCCCTGCTTCTGGCAGCGATTGATGATTTCCTGAAGGTTCTTGCGATAATCATCCAGTTTGACGTGCTTTTTGGCATCCACCCGGATGTCGTTGGTGCCGAAGAATACCACCACGATGTCAGGGTTTTTCGCTAGCACATCGCGGTTCATCCGGTGCAGGCCTTGGGCCGAGGTATTGCCGGCCACCCCTGCGTTGATGGTTTCCACATCGAGCATGGTTGCGAGCTCAGCTGGGAAGCCGCGTTTGGTGATGCTGTCGCCCAGGCAGGCGACTTTGGTTTTTTCCGCCAAAAGCTGGCCGGCGGAGAGTAGAGAGAGGGTGAGTAGGAGGAGGGGGCGGAGTGTTGATTTCATGGGATGTGAGAGGGGGACTCGATCATCGGGCCATCGATGGCCAAAGGGGGGAATTGGCGGAGAGGGAAGGAATTGAACCAACCGGAGACCGTGACAGCCTCCCAACGGTTTTGAAGACCGCGGCGACCACCAGGCACGCTTCACTCTCCTTGTTACGATGAACAGGCTGAATCTATCCGGAGGTGGAATGTTGTCAAACTATAGCGACCCATGGTTTCTCAAAATCGCGGTTGCATTCAGCTGGCGATTAAGACAGGTTAAATATCGTCAAACGGTGATCCCAAGCCGTTTACAGCCTCATTTTTTACAAATTCCTCCCCGAATTGACCCATGGCAGAATACACAGAAGCAGACATTAAGAGTCTCGATTGGAAAGAGCACATCCGCATGCGCCCGGGCATGTACATCGGCAAGTTAGGCGATGGTAAAAGTGCAGACGACGGCATCTACATCCTGCTCAAAGAGGCCTTGGATAACTCCATCGATGAATACGTCATGGGCTACGGCTCGGAAATCAAGGTGACCATCGATGACGATAGTCGCGTGGAAGTCCGCGATTACGGTCGGGGCATTCCGTTAGGGAAGCTCATGGACTGCGCCGCCAAGATCAACACCGGGGCGAAGTATGACAGCGAAGCATTTAAAAAATCCGTCGGCCTGAACGGCGTGGGGATCAAGGCGGTGAACGCCTTGTCGACGTTCTTCGAAATCCAAGCTTGGCGCGAGGGCGAAACCAAAGCGATCGAGTTCAGCAAAGGGGAGGTGGTCGAGGAAATGGCCAAGCCGCGCAAGGATGCGGGGCAAAACGGCACCCGTCTGGCCTTCGATGTCGATCGCACGATCTTCCCAGCCAAGACCCGCTTCCGCGCGGGTTATGTGGAGAAAATGTGCCGCTACTATTCCTATCTCAACCCCGGCTTGGCTGTCATTTTCAATGGCAAGAAATTCAAGTCCAAGAATGGTTTGTTAGACTTGTTGAAGGAGGAGATGGATAGCGAACCGCTCTATGCGCCGATCCAC harbors:
- a CDS encoding alpha/beta hydrolase gives rise to the protein MMKRSILFLLSLCAPCALISNVSAQTTAKDAGESLKKSETANLLDDSSGNLSKFAQLLLGKNGGNRLFYFPTRDEPYTPAKYGYQYEDVNFNSADGTELHGWFLPATVGTKKAKGTVVFSHGNAGSIAHHFGFVDWLVRANYNVLLYDYRGFGKSKGVITRKGVIEDVQAAFSYIRTRKDVDVNKLISFSHSLGGAKSVTALALKPVKGLCGVIVDGGFASYQDMARQKAGQFGVNITTDELSAVDYVDQIAPVPLLIVHGSNDTMVPISQGEKLFAKAKQPKTFFRVAGGSHTNALGRNHGEYRQKMLAWMEKALR
- a CDS encoding DUF2459 domain-containing protein codes for the protein MKGDSFLLALTLLSTSCSITSYIKTPRPAAPHQAPATQMAEDRVRIQVYSHGWHAGLVLPASALRRHAWTEDLQIAQNQYVELGWGSEEFYRTEGLNTPMIVRGLFWPTAAVMHIERFDESPYQHYPYSQLETFDLTEEEADRLVTHLSRSFARSKDGQGKLRLIDLGPGLKPNSSYYRSRSKYFYPQTCNIWTANLLRAAGIQVRRTTRSPKLMEEIRESPRLVR
- a CDS encoding SGNH/GDSL hydrolase family protein — protein: MKSTLRPLLLLTLSLLSAGQLLAEKTKVACLGDSITKRGFPAELATMLDVETINAGVAGNTSAQGLHRMNRDVLAKNPDIVVVFFGTNDIRVDAKKHVKLDDYRKNLQEIINRCQKQGAKVVLCTPPPIDTAAYFKRHDQKIYDDAGGLSHLLTQYSLAAGEVASKNKVPVVELHQLLLGDKQWMHKDGVHPSPAGNTIIAKHVAIAVRPLLPAASSTKK